The following DNA comes from Salvelinus namaycush isolate Seneca chromosome 39, SaNama_1.0, whole genome shotgun sequence.
GCAGGCCAGGGGGAGCTCGGGCGGGAAGCAGGGAACCAAGAACTGAGGCTGCGGCCGGGGCAAGAGGAGTatggacagggtaagcaggtccggagcggAATCCAAGGAAGCAGTAGAGCGGGGGTCCAGGGCAGGGAAGCAGGACTGATGAGATgagggactggagacagggaccagagtcagagtggACGGAACTGTAGCGGAGAGAAAAGCAGCGTCAGGCTAGGGAAAACAGTAGAGGGCTTGatttatggaacaggttgcagctggtggggatctgctctgactccagcacacctgtctccactcacacaatcagatacacccacacagagagagcgagggagagagcactgggggagtggtgGCAGTTTAGGGGGACACAAGATGAGAAGTAGAGGGAGTGGCAGGGGCAGATGTaacaatgagtaggtgtgtccaaacttttgactgttaccgtatagggaataggatgccatttcagaCAGACTATTTCTAGGTCTATTCTagtcacatatgaagacaatgttccattctgtcctcttccctttctgatattctgcatagcaccagggacatgtgaaagacaagcctgacctctcccctctctgagccccaagtgactgagccctagctgagggaaaagtgcaacggccaacactatagtccaaaaggatacattctaatggcaagtatctcacataagcatattatgcaaataaaacatcttaattatctatgttacccaactaattcggATTCATCCGCCACAcgacccaggtggtgaaggtaggaaacaacatctccacttcgctgaccctcaacactggggccccatgAGGgagcgtgctcagccccctcctgtactccctgttcacccacgactgcgtggccaagcacgcctccaaatcaatcatcaagtttgcagacgacacaacagtagtgggcttgattaccaacaacgacgagacagcctacagggaggaggtgagggcactcagagtgtggtgtcaggaaaacaacctctcactcaacgtcaacaaaacaaaggagatgatcgtggacttcaggaaacagcagagggagcacccccctatccacattgaagggacagcagtagagaaggtggaaagttttaagttcctctgtgtacactgaagtggtccacccacacagacagcgtggtgaagaaggcgtaacagtgcctcttcaacctcaggaggctgaagaaatttgtcttgtcacccaaaaccctgacaaccttttacagatacacaatcgagagcatcctgtcgggctatatCACAGCCTTGTacgacaactgcaccgccctcaaccgcaaggctctccagagggtggtgcggtctgcacaacgcatcatcgtgggcaaactacctgccctccatgacacctacagcacccgatgtcacaggaaggccaaaaagatcaccaaggacatcaaccacccgagccactgcctgttcacatcgctaccatccagaaggcgaggtcagtacaggtacatcaaagctgggaccgagagactgaaaaacagcttctatctcaaggccatcagactgctataCAGCAATCAcaaactcagagaggctgctgcctacattgagacccaatcactggccactttaatgaatggatcactagtcactttaaacaatgcactCTAaatttgacttgcctagttaaataaagtttaaaaaaaatatactgtatataataatgccacataaaaatgtttacatatcttacattgctcatatcacatttacagttgaagttggaagtttacatacaccttagccaaatacatttaaactcagtttttcacaattcctgacatttaatcctagtaacaattccctgtctcaggtcagttaggatcaccactttattttaagaatgtgaaatgtcagaataatagtagagagaattatttatttcagcttttatttctgtcatcacattcccagtgggtcagaagtgtacatacactcaattagtatttggtagcattgcctttaaattgtttaacttgggtcaaacgtttcgggtagccttccacaagcttcccacaataagttgggtgaattttggcccgctcctcctgacagagctggtgtaactgagtcaggtttataggcctccttgctcgcacatgctttttcagttctgctacaagtgttctattggattgaggtcagggctttgtgatggccactccaataccttgactttgttgtccttaagccattttgccacaactttggaagtatgcttggggtcattgtccatttggaagacccatttgcgaccaagcattaacttcctgactgatgtcttgagatgttgctgcaatatatccacataattgtactgcctcctgatgccatctattttgtgaagtgcaccagtccctcctgcagcaaagcacccccacaacatgatgctgccacccccgtgcttcacgtttgggatggtgttcttcggcttgcaagcctccccctttttcctccaaacataaggatggtcattatggccaaacagctctatttttgtttcatcagaccagaggacatttctccaaaaagtacgatctttgtcccaatgtgcagttgcaaacggtagtctggatttttttatgacggttttggagcagtggcttcttccttgatgagaggcctttcaggttatgtcgatataggactcgttttactgtggatatagatacttttgtacctgtttcctccagcatcttcacatggtcctttgctgttgttctgggattgatttgcacttttcgcacgaaagtacgttaatctctaggagacagaacgcgtctccttcctgagcggtttgacggctgcgtggtcccatggtgtttatacttgaatactattgtttgtacagatgaatgtggtaccttcaggcgtttggaaattgctcccaaggatgaaccagactttttttttggctgatttctttagattttctcatgatgtcaagcgaagaggcactgagtttgaaggtaggccttgaaatacatccacaggtacacctccaattaactcaaattatgtcaatttgcctatcgaaagcttctaaagccatgacaccattttatggaattttccaaactgtttaaaggcacagtcaacatagtgtatgtaaacttctgacccactggaattgtgatacagtgaaataatctgtctgtaaacaattgttggaaaaattacttgtgtcatgcacaaagtagatgtcctaaccgacctgcCTAAACTATaatttgttgacaagaaatttgtggaggggttgaaaaacgagttttaatgactccaacctaagtgtatgtaaacttccgacttcaactgtatgtacaggatacacatggtatacactgtcCAACTAAATGCTTACTGGCAGGTCCCTTCTCGAAAATGCAACAATAAGACCTGAAAGATAACAATACAAACATAAAGTAAAtgtctcagtagaatagaataaacattgtaGCATAGGTATAATACAGGAGGACactttatagtccaatatttacatgttgggggggggggggggggggagagaagtgTTTCAAttgtgcagtgtgcagtgtgcagtgtgcagtgtgcagtgtgcagtgtgcgcgtgtgcgcgtgtgcgcgtgcgtgttcATGTCTGCTAAGGTGCGAAGAAACAGTGTCAGAACACAAGTACAGTAGCTGATGGGCGCTGTACTACTATGACtggccctgtaaaacaacacatttcactgcacctatttGGTGTATGTaacataaaaaacatattttatttcataaagaactgtcttctccttcctctttaaagtaactgtccagtgaaaatctcacttttaaaagtttatattctgttaactcattcccaaataatgttgttttcTCATCTGTTACTCCACAACCAAATAGTGTTGTTTAGTcatctgttaactcatacccaaataatgttgtttacttatctgttaactcatacccaaataatgttgtttacttatctgttaactcatacccaaataatgttgtttactTATCTGTTAACTCAAACACAAATAATGTTGTTTACTTATCTGTTAACTCAAACACAAATAATGTTGTTTACttatctgttaactcatacccaaataatgttgtttacttatctgttaactcatacccaaataatgttgtttactTATCTGTTAACTCAAACACAAATAATGTTGTTTACttatctgttaactcatacccaaataatgttgtttacttatctgttaactcatacccaaataatgttgtttacttatctgttaactcatacccaaataatgttgtttactTATCTGTTAACTCAAACACAAATAATGTTGTTTACTTATCTGTTAACTCATgcccaaataatgttgtttacttatctgttaactcatacccaaataatgttgtttacttatctgttaactcatacccaaataatgttgtttactTATCTGTTAACTCAAACACAAATAATGTTGTTTACttatctgttaactcatacccaaataatgttgtttacttatctgttaactcatacccaaataatgttgtttacttatctgttaactcatacccaaataatgttgtttacttatctgttaactcatacccaaataatgttgtttacttatctgttaactcatacccaaataatgttgtttacttatctgttaactcatacccaaataatgttgtttacttatctgttaactcatacccaaataatgttgtttacttatctgttaactcatacccaaataatgttgtttacttatctgttaactcatacccaaataatgttgtttacttatctgttaactcatacccaaataatgttgtttacttatctgttaactcatacccaaataatgttgtttacttatctgttaactcatacccaaataatgttgtttacttatctgttaactcatacccaaataatgttgtttacttatctgttaactcatacccaaataatgttgttgacttaTCTGTTAACTCAAACACAAATAATGTTGTTTACTTATCTGTTAACTCATgcccaaataatgttgtttacttatctgttaactcatacccaaataatgttgtttacttatctgttaactcatacccaaataatgttgtttactTATCTGTTAACTCAAACACAAATAATGTTGTTTACttatctgttaactcatacccaaataatgttgtttacttatctgttaactcatacccaaataatgttgtttacttatctgttaactcatacccaaataatgttgtttacttatctgttaactcatacccaaataatgttgtttacttatctgttaactcatacccaaataatgttgtttacttatctgttaactcatacccaaataatgttgtttacttatctgttaactcatacccaaataatgttgtttacttatctgttaactcatacccaaataatgttgtttacttatctgttaactcatacccaaataatgttgtttacttatctgttaactcatacccaaataatgttgtttacttatctgttaactcatacccaaataatgttgttgacttaTCTGTTAACTCAAACACAAATAATGTTGTTTACTTATCTGTTAACTCATgcccaaataatgttgtttacttatctgttaactcatacccaaataatgttgtttacttatctgttaactcatacccaaataatgttgtttactTATCTGTTAACTCAAACACAAATAATGTTGTTTACttatctgttaactcatacccaaataatgttgtttacttatctgttaactcatacccaaataatgttgtttacttatctgttaactcatacccaaataatgttgtttacttatctgttaactcatacccaaataatgttgtttacttatctgttaactcatacccaaataatgttgtttacttatctgttaactcatacccaaataatgttgtttacttatcttttaactcatacccaaataatgttgtttacttatctgttaactcatacccaaataatgttgtttacttatctgttaactcatacccaaataatgttgtttacttatctgttaactcatacccaaataatgttgtttacttatctgttaactcatacccaaataatgttgtttacttatctgttaactcatacccaaataatgttgtttactTATCTGTTAACTCaaacccaaataatgttgtttactTATCTGTTAACTCAACCCCCCCAAaatggggtacgcccacaccattctattgttggggtacgcccacaccattctattgttggggtacgcccacaccattccaacacagaaaagctgctttttaacatactttATTACAATTTTTCAAtgggaaaactatttcactcatgtTGTTAATTATAGCGCATATTtgatagaaatctggaaacactagAAAGCTACTTCAAGACATTAACATGCATAACTCAGTCAACttatattattaataataataactatACAAGGGACTAAAACCCCAAAAGGCTTGATGCAAGATAACTAATGATGTCACATCGGCCTAGAGATCTGTGCCCCAGTTAACAGAGTAGATGACTAAAGATTGAATAGCAAAGGAGAGGAGCAAGATAGTTACAATTGCAGAATAGATTACACCTGGTATTGGAATTAAGCTGTTCTGggcaaataacataaatactttaTTTTTTGCATTATATGCTAGAAAAAAACAAATATGGTAAAATAAATGCTAAACAAAATATGTTACAATGAGATTTACATGCAAACATTCGTTCTACAAAACAAATCACCAAGAAATAGTAGAATAATAAGGTATGAGCTATTATCAAGAGTATTACAGAGTGAAGAGAGGAGTTTAGTAGGTGACCTTACTGGCCATGTGAAACAGAGTGTGAGTTCTGTGGCTGACCAACTAGATGTAGAGGGGCGAAGATGTTGATGCAcagctggcttcctgtcctcatgaTGCGTCTTCCTGACAACCAACACGTCAGTAAATGGCTTATAAACAATATGTGAACATCTTTTTGGAGCACACTTACTATAAAATAAGGAATGTTGGAAAATATCCCCATTAAAATACTTTAAAACAAATGCAACATAATTTGACCATACTGAAGAGGCCTGTGGTTTCTCTGTACTTCTGTATGTCTCACCAGCTACACTAAAAACCTGGTGTTTCCAGTGTACTGTACCACAGCACTCTCTACTGGCACCTCAACACAACAACTATCAATCTGACTGAAAAACAGTCTATTGAGTAGCACTGGGGTGGTTGAATTTCACAGCAGCGTACTGGACATCCTCATCCTGTTTCTGTGGCTGAAGCAGTTGGACGGTGAAGTACAGAGGCACATCCTGGTTTTTGTGGTGGACACTGGCATAGTGAACATCATCCTGGTCGTATGGGTCCGCTGTCTGTGCTGCAGTAGGGGTCATTGCCATGCCTGGGATGTTGTCATACATTGGACTAGAATCtccctgatggagagagaggacagataaCATGAGGAGTGAGAAGTAAATTAATACCACAGTCATTGGCAGCGAAAGACGCCTGAGCGGAGTGCCCACTTCCGTTGTTCAGGGGAAACGAAAGTTAGGTTGAAAATACTTTATCCCTGAAAAATAGAAACATCCATTTTCTGCCAACGCCGCTAAGGATGATGCACTCACAGCGTTCTCAGTCAGCTGATTCCAACAGACTCACCTGTCCATTCTCTGCTGTGTCTACCCTGTCTCTTGTGTCAGAGGTAGATATGGACGCCTTCTTCCTATTTTGTAAATAAAGGAATTAATAAACaaatgaatggatgaatgaatgaatcaaTTAAAATCAAGTTCAATATTTAGATTAATGATTTAAAAACAGAAGGTACATTCTTCTCACTCACCTGAACCACAtgaagccagagagacagaggatgagaaCCAGAACCACCACTATGATTCCTACAGCTGCTTCCTTCAAAGATGATTGTTCCCCCACAGACAATACAGGAGAATGGAGATTATTGTAGCCTTCTACTGTACATGAGTATCTGCCTGCATCCTCACTGCTGACTGGGTCTAGGATCAGGTAGTTATCTTGGGTGTTTGGGTTGGTGAGAAgttgtccgttcttgtaccagatgtaggtggggtcgtcagtcagagtacaggtggtgctacaggtcagtgtcagAATCCCTTTCTCTGTGGCAGGAGTCACCTTCACCTGCAGACCTGAAATTAGGTGTAGAAACATCACTTTGTCAGTACTCTGTGCCATAGACCAAGACTCCATATCTTAAACTGTTTGTGTAATATTACCTGTAGATATTATATATTATCTGTAAATATTATATATTACCTTTAGATATGATATATTACCTGTAGACATGATATATTACCTGTAGACATGATATATTACCTGTAGATATATATTACCTGTAGATATTATATATTAcctgtattagtagttgtagtagtagaagAAGTAGATATGATATATTACCTGTGACAGTCAGAGTTGTTCCAGGGAAGCTGTACCCCCATTCTGCATACTGTGTTTTAAATCTGAACTTGTACTCagctgaatctctctctctcaggtctgtgattctcagggtgcAGTCTTTCTCTTTAGTCCCAAGGTACTCAGCACGACCTGCATACTCTGGCACCGAGCTCAGGATTTTAGGCGCCTCATTATATTTCTCTTGGATATACCAGTTTGGTTCTGAGACTACATGATTACTTGGATGTTGATATGTGCAGGGCAGTTCCACTGTTGAGCCCTTCACAGCACAGATACTCTGATGGGTGTAAGTCACGTTGAAACAGTTCTGACCCAGAACACCTAAACCGTAGTAGGCTCATTCATTTATTCAATACTATGTATTCAATTATTGTTAAATCAGCTGATTCAGGACTGAACAATAAAAGTTTAGTAATAGTAATAATCTTTGCAAAAAAAAGTTGCATTCAgactcacacactgcaggagatCGGAGAGCTTCATAGCCTTTAACAGCACAGGAGTAGCTGTCTGAATAGTATATCTTGACAGAGTAATGTTGGGAGGTGCTCTCATCTAGAtgttgtccgttcttgtaccagatgtaggtggggttgtcactcagagtacaggtggtgctacaggtcagtatCACCTCCTGTCCCTTCTGTGCGTTGTTGGAAGACACCATAACTTGGCTTTTTTCTCCACACTTTGTTGCCGTAGTTGCTGAGTTGTGTGTGAATGGAAACCTTAGGTGAGCATCACTCAATGAAGTGTGAGAGACAACTATTTACAGTGAAGAGGAAACTATGGCATTCATTCTTAAAAGGATGTTTCAACTAAATTACTAAATTACATATTGTTTTCCCCATCTATAAATAGCTTCCATGAGATACATAATCATTTCTCAATACTTCAGGATCATTTGGACATGAAGCGCAAAATATGATAATATTGCTACCATTGAATTGCATTGGATTTTTGCCACAAACGCTAAAAGgttagcatttggaaacagtggccaggtaaacaaaaccaaagcatggattgatGTCATTCCTTGTCCATATACTGCTTAAAGGTAAGAaaaccaatatgtcattttgtaatctggatgaactatccctttaatcatgTTTTTCTGAATTGTTTAATGACATTTTAGAATGAGTATGTTGATCAAACAATCCAGAGAAAGAGGGTAAGAAATGAATGAGACCATACCTGCCATAGACAAGAGAAGgaccaccaacacacttcctgctgttctcaaggACATTGTTGCATCTCCCACCCTGCAGTCTAAGACACATAAAAACaactcactctatagctggtgaattaCTACACCCTATACATCAAGTAAGAGGTGAACAACAGTCACTTATTGAACAGACCTGTCTATAACACTGTAGACACATCATTATTCCTGTATTGTTTCAAACCTGTTCTATTCTTACAACCCTGACTATAGCTTTGATACCTGGGTCCCTATCATTATCATTACCCAGAAGAATATGCTTCATCACTAAAAACATACTATCAAACACTATATTATAAGATATCATCAAGTGTACTTACAGAGTGAAGGGGAGAGGTTTTGTTAGACAACTTACTGGAAGTGAGTGTTTGCTTGACACATAAGTGGTCAGGGCTGCCATTTCCTTCCTCTTTTAGACATATACATGATGCAAGAATACAACTATTGTCACATAGGCCTACATATCTTAACAGTTCCTAAAATCTAGTTgtatttacatttatattttttcatttgttttttttctccatatATGAAACGTGTAAATTGTAATCAATAATTCAGACTCGCTGACACTGATATCCTGTCATGTTTCGAAATTGTATAATAAAACTATTCTCTCTTTCAGTTAACAAGGCAAATTACTGTGGGCCAGATCCGGCTGTTAGGTGGCACATGTGACTCAGTGTAAAGCATCATATGGGCCAGATGCGGTCCAAATGTTGGAGATATTTGCCTGGATATTGCCTGGTTTAAATATTATCTTATCAGTTCTTTGTAGATGATTTGTCCTCTGAGAaatcagtgttcctcaaggttccgtttttacgtccactattgttttcactatatattctacctcttggttaTGTCattgggtctcaaccccgccctgtgcaattgggtcctggactttctgacaggacgcccacaggtggtgaaggtaggaaacatctccactttgctgaccctcaacactggggcctcagccccctcctgtactcccccctcctgtactccctgttcacccacgactgtgtggccatgcatgcctccaactcaatcaagtttgcagacgacagaatagtagtgggcttgattaccaacaacgacgagacagcctacagggaggaggtgagtgcactcggagtgtggtgtcaggaaaacaactcaacgtcaacaaaacaaaggagatgatcgtggacttcaggaaacagcagagggagcacccccctatccacatcaacggaacagcagtggagaaggtggaacgttttaagttcctctgcgtacaaactgaaatggtccactcacacagatagtgtggtgaagaaggcgcaacagtgcctcttcaacctcaggaggctgaagaaatttggcttgtcacccaaaaccctcacaaacttttacagatgcacaattgagagaatgctgtcaggctgtatcaccgcctggtacggcaactgcactgccatcaaccgcagggctctccagagggtgttgcggtctgcacaacgcatcaccgggggcaaactactgTCTTagttctctctttatgtagtgttgtgttgtctctcttgtcgtgatgtgtgtttacatacatttaggttggagtcattaaaactagtttttcaaccactctacaaatttcttgttaacaaactatagttttggcaagtcgtttaggacatctactttgtgcatgacacaagtaatttttccaacagttgtttacagaaagattatttcacttataattcactatcacaattccagtgggtcagaagtttacatacactaaattgactgtgcctttaaacagcttggaaaattccagaaaattatgtcatggctttagaagcttctgataggctaattgacataatttgagtcaattggaggtgtacctatggatgtatttcaaggcctaccttcaaactcagtgccgctttgattgacatcatgggaaatccaaagaaatcagccaagacctcagaaaaaaaacattgtagacctccacaggtccggttcatccttgggagcaatttacaaaggcctgaaggtaccacgttcatctgtacaaacaatagtacgcaagtataaacaccatgggaccatgcagccgtcataccgctcaggaaggagacgtgttctgtctcctagagatgaatgttctttggtgcgaaaagtgcaaatataTCCAAGAacgacagcaaaggaccttgtgaagatgctggaggaaacagggtcaaaagtatctatatctacagtaaaacgagtcctatatcgacataacctgaaaggctgctcagcatggaagaagccactgctccaaaactgacataaaaaggccagactacagtttgcaactgcacattgggacaaagaccgtactttttggagaaatgtcctctggtctgatgaaacaaaaatagaactgtttggccataatgaccatcattatgtttggaggaaaaagggggaggctcgcaagccgaagaacatcatcccaactgtgaagtacgggggtggcagcatcatcttgtgggggtgctttgttgcaggagggactggtgcacttcacaaaatagatggcatcatgaggtaggaaaattatgtgtatatattgaagcaacatctcaagacatcagtcaggaagttaaagcttggccgcaaatgggtcttccaaatggacaatgaccccaagcatacttccaaagttgtggcaaaatggcttaaggacaaaaaagtcaaggtattggagtggccatcacaaagccctgacctcaatcctctagaaaaattgtgggcagaactgaaaaagcatgtgtgagcaaggaggcctacaaacctgactcagttacaccagctctgtcaggagcaatgggtcaaaattcaccctacttattgttggaagcttgtggaaggctacccaaattgtttgacccaagttaaacaatttaaaggcaatgctaccaaatattaattgagtgtatgtaaacttctgacccactgggaatgtgatgaaagaaataaaagctgaaataaatcattctctgtagtataattctgacatttcacattcttaaaataaagtggtaatcctaactttCCTAAAACAGggaaattttactaggattaaatgtcaggaattgtgaaaaactgagtttaaatgtattttgctaaggtgtatgtaaacttctgacttcaactgtatatataaatcccagcccccgtcaccgcaggaggccttttgccttttggtaggccgtccgtgacttgcctagttaaataaaggttaaataaactaAAAAATCAGTCAGTGGCAGTTTGTTCACAGTTGCTGAGAGATGTGTGTAAACAACAGGCCTATGTATCTATTCCTGCTGTTCTCAAGCCCGTTGCTGCGTCTCCCTCCCTGCAGCCATAGAAACATAAAGATAGACAACAAACACACTTTATAACTGGTGAATAACTACACCTGACAGTCTAATTAAGCAGGAAAAATAACTTATCATAACAGATGTGTAGCACTGTAAGTAACGTGTTTCTCTGTCGATTGTTTTGAACCTGTATTATTCTCATGACTATAACGCTGATGGTACATCACATGACCTGCATACTCTGGGTCCTGGCT
Coding sequences within:
- the LOC120032462 gene encoding sialoadhesin-like; the protein is MVSSNNAQKGQEVILTCSTTCTLSDNPTYIWYKNGQHLDESTSQHYSVKIYYSDSYSCAVKGYEALRSPAVCVLGQNCFNVTYTHQSICAVKGSTVELPCTYQHPSNHVVSEPNWYIQEKYNEAPKILSSVPEYAGRAEYLGTKEKDCTLRITDLRERDSAEYKFRFKTQYAEWGYSFPGTTLTVTGLQVKVTPATEKGILTLTCSTTCTLTDDPTYIWYKNGQLLTNPNTQDNYLILDPVSSEDAGRYSCTVEGYNNLHSPVLSVGEQSSLKEAAVGIIVVVLVLILCLSGFMWFRKKASISTSDTRDRVDTAENGQGDSSPMYDNIPGMAMTPTAAQTADPYDQDDVHYASVHHKNQDVPLYFTVQLLQPQKQDEDVQYAAVKFNHPSATQ